The stretch of DNA CAGGGGTGCGCAGCGGGCCGAAGAGGTCACGGGCACGGTCTCGCTGGAAGCGCAGATCCTCTCCGGCGGCCCCTACACCTACCGCGAGGACTGGGATCTCGGTGATATCGTGCATGTCGAGTATGACGGCGTGGCGAGTCTCGACGCCCGAATCGTCCAGGTGCGCGAGGAATGGGATGCGGGGTCCGGCACGACCGTAACGGCAACGCTCGGGACGGAGGCGCCGGACCTCGTGCGAGTCCTGCGGGCGGTCTCCAGGAAAGCAGACGCAGAGGTACGACGATGACAGAAAACCATGGATTTTTTGGGAGCGCGGTCGGGGACACCCGCGAGTACGACCAGCTGGCAATGGCCGCGGTCTGGAAGCGGCTGCTCCGTGACGGCGTATTTGAAGGCGTGGATTCCGAACTCGCGGTCTCGGCATCGAGCCCTGCCGGGATGAGCGTATCACTCGCGACCGGCTGGGCGTGGGTGCAGGGGTACTGGTATGAGAACGATGCAGCCAAGACGCTGACGATCGGGGCGGCGAACCCGACCCTGCCCCGTATCGACCGCATCATCCTGCGGCTCGACGTGCTCTCGGGCCGGACGGTCGGGGCCGTGGTGCTTGCGGGGACGCCGGCAGCGTCGCCGTCCGCTCCTTCACTCACGCAGACTGCTGATACCTGGGAGATCAGTCTCGCGCAGGTGGCCGTGGCAGCAGGAGCGACGTCGATCGTCGCAGGCAACATCACCGACGAACGGTGGGACGCGACGCTCTGCGGGTATGCCGAACCCCATGCCGTCGGGCTCGAATCGGTCGCGGTGCGGGAGGACAAGGATATGGGGGGTTCGTATACCCTCACGAACCTCCCGGCACCGGGGGCCGCGACGGAAGTCGCGACGAAAGGGTATGTGGACGAGATTATCGGAGCGGCGACGAACATCATCGCGGTCTCGGGGAAGACCTACCTCTGCGTCAATGCGACGTGGACGGGCAGCGCGTGGAACCGGCTCTCCACAGGATCCCCGGCGTGGGCTATTGAACTGTCCCATTCAGGGGACGCTATCACGGTCAAGCATGCTGCTGCCGGTGCGAACCCGATCAGCTGGACGGATCTGTACGTCTTCTCGAATGCGTCCGATCTGAAAGTGACGAGCATATCGGAACGGGTCGGGAGCGCGGGGATCGTGCTGAACCATGTCCTCGATGCGTCAGCTGGTGGCATCAAAGGGGGCATGGTGAACCAGACGGGCAGCCGCGCCCTGAATTCGTCCTACCAGAACACCGGCGCCGGGGAGCGGACCGTGCAGGTCGGGCTCGACGGCACGGGGAGCGGGTATTTCCAGGCGTGGATCAGCGCAAATGGATCGGCCTGGACGATTGCCGCCGGCGGGGCGAACGCCGTCTACAAGGTCGGGACGGTGTTCGTCGTGCCCAGCGGCTACTACTACAAAGTCACCGCCACGGCGGCAACGCTCGATGCGTGGTGGGAGCGAGGGTAGAGAACTATGGTTAACAGTATCATTAACATTCTGGGAGCCCATGTGCGGGCAGTACAGCGAACGATTGCAGGAATTCTCTACGACGAACCGGTCGTCCAGATCTCGCAGTCGACCGGGGACGGGGATATCGATATCAACCTCGCGAAGGTTAGAGGGGTCGCGACGTCCGTTGATGCTGATGGGAACCTTATGATCGGCCTACCGGTCGCGAAGCTCCATTGCTCCAACTCGGGAGCCATTTCCCAGGGTGGGAACTATACCTCGACAGCCGAAGATGCTAGCAGGTATTGTCGCATCACGGGCTGGGTATTCTGTGATCGGGCAGGAAGCCTGGAGATTCAGCAGTGTGCGACCGTGAACGGAACCTATCGCGCCATCCTCACTGAGGCGACAGTTGCGAGCACCCTCAAGACCTTTAATGTCAACCTGGTCTTGCCCTTTGTTCGCATCAAGTGGACCGAAGGAGGAGCCGGGGCGACGACAGCTCATGAGATCACGGCATATCTACGGGCGCTATGATGGGCACTGAAATCAACCAGCGGCAGGTGAAATACCCTACACAGCACTTTGGCTATCCCGATGGAGCGTACCTGGCATCAGGGGCAGCGACCCCTCTCCTCTGGGTGGGAGGAGGTATAGGATTTTACGTCAACCAGGGGGATGGGAATTACCTTGAGTATGCCGTGAACTGCAAGGGGGGTGAAAAACGGGTCTTTACCCCTCTGGCAAAACGAACCAATGCAGCAATCGTAGACTGTTACCTCAACGGTACCTTGGTCGCCGCAGGGCTGGATCAGTATGCTGCATCTGGTATACGGTACGTGCATCTCTACCCCGTGACCCTCAAGGCAGGCCGGAACATCCTGCGGATCAAAGCTAATGGCAAGAATCCCCTGTCGAGTGGGTATGCCATCTTTACCGGGGCCTGCTATGCCAGGGGGACGTGAGATGTCCGAAGTGGATGGCATGGCAATTGGCTTTCCTCTGGCACGGTTCAAGGACCAGGCAGATCGGTACTACTCAGCCCAGGGGATACGGATAGAACCTGGATTGTCTATCTGTGTCTCGGTAGGAACTATCAATGGTGAAGGGAGGTATAGCGAATTTGACCTGTACCTGACAGGATCAGAGACCATGCTGGACGTGGGGGCCGATAAAAACCCCTGTGGGGCCATCATTGATGTGACGCTCAACGGGGTGGTGGTCATCAATGATTATGACACCTACAAAGCCGCACCCAGGCAGTTTGTGACGATCAATGTACCAGGCATCAGTTTCCGGAGTGGTCTGAATACTGTGCGGGTGACGGTGGTAGGGAAGAACCCCTCAGCCAAGGATTGGGTGGCGAAGGTGATGTGGTGTGCAGCCCATTAACGAGATTGACGGGCTGGATGTCCCCCTGATCACCCAGGGCATTTTTGATCGCGCCATGTACAACTGGGATGAGGAGAACTACATCATCAGGAGATGTAATGCGGGATTCGGGCTGGATGATAAAGACTATAATGGGTCCTCGATCTTCTGCAATTTGGTCTGCAGCGGAAAAGAGACTACCTTGTACGTCCGATTAGGCCAGGGGCCCTGTATGGGGAATGCCCGCATCTACCTGAATGGGGTAGCCGTAGCTGATGCTGTTGACTGCTACAAGGCGGATCATGGGGTGGGGACATCCACCATTTCGGGGCTGACCTTCCTGAAAGGGCTTAACGTTGTACAGATCCGGGTGGAGGGGCACAATGCCAGTACCGATTTCTACCAGCTGGTGGTCCAGCAGGTCTTAGCGTGGTGAGAACGTATGCCAGAAATGACAAAAACCAAGGATTTCATCAACGAGCAGGGATACCGACAGATTGAGTATGAAGGGGCGGAAACCCCCTCCCCACAATCCCTGCAGGCACAGATTGACGATCTCAAGATACGGATAGGGAAACTGGAGGGGGGACGCATTAAAGGGTAAACATCAGCGGATCAGCGATTATGAGCAGGTTAGTGGCAACGGACCCGCGAATTTCGTGCCGAAAGGCAGCACCCCATACTGATTCTAACCGCTCTCTTTTTTATCTCCACCAGTAGCGACCCAAACGTGATCCGAGGCCGAATACCAGACGAAGAATGCCAGCAGACCCAGGGGAACATAGGCAATCGGTCCCAGCGATTCAACGAACATATCAGTGATAGGGGAGAAGACGATCCAGGCAATCAGGACGATCACGCCGATCACGGCCGACGCCGAGATCGTTACCAGCTTACGGGCGGCATAATTCATTATACGTGGTAGTAATGGGTCTCAAAAAATAAGGTTTTCGTACATTCGCCCTGTGCGTAGACGATGCAACAGGCGTGCGGCTATAATTTTTTCCTTCTTATCCTGAGATTATTGCAGCGGGAGCGACGTTCATTCCCTGGAGATATCCGTCCCCACGGATGTGCAGAAGCGAGTCAAGCGGACCGCGAGCGTGACGCGGGGATAAAAAATATAGAGTCCTTTTTCTCGACACCCCTTGGAGGCAGGGGTTCACATCCCCTGCTCGCTTGCCCGTACAAGCAGCGGTATCAACCGATCGAGGTCTTCATCGATCTGTTTAAGCCGTTCCATGAAATCTCTACCATAAAAGCTTCTCTTAGGATCTCGTTGATATTGTGAAAACAGAATAATATTTGGATATACCCTCAAAATGAGGTCGATAATCTCTTTATCCAGAGAATAAATTTCTTTTTGAAGAATAAAATAAAGACCCGAACCTGAATAGATCTGTATTGGTGAGGCTAAGAACTGCGCATAGGTCTTCCCATCGATGATGTTTGCAGCTTTGAACCGTGCTTGAATTTCTCTGGTTTCGTAGAGAAATCCGGTAGCAATCCTCCGGATCTCATCTTGTTGTTGGGTCGCTGCGGTTTCTGCCGCGAAGACGAATCCAACGAGCGACGCGATTAGTGCACCGAAAAGCATCTCATTTGCTGATCCTGCGGCTGTGGTCATCATATCCGCTACATACAACGGCGGCCATCCCAACCATGCATATGATGATGATATAAGTGGCGGTAAAGCGATAGATCCGACAATCAATATCAATAAACCCGCCCAAACCTTCCTCCGAATTCTATACCAGTACATTTTTTCCCCTCACACGGTCTGCATGACAATTCTTTGCTGAAAATAAATCGGGAGTTCATAAATAGTATTAGGGTATATCGCAATGTTTTTCGGCTTGCTCCGCTCAGGTTCGCGCATGGCTTATTCTCGTGCGGTCGCCCTCCTCCTGATAGCCGTCTGCATCCTCGCGGCGGGGTGCACGTCGACGCAGCACCCGGCGACCATCACCGGAGGTGCGTCGACTACTACGGCCCCGGTGTCCACCCCATCTACCGTCGGGGGCTTCGCCACGGTCGCGGCCCCACTCACGACAATGACGACCGCCACCATTCCAACGGCCGCGATACCTGTCACAGGGTCGCTCGTCGTCCGGTTCCTCGACGTCAGCCAAGGTGACGCGATCCTCCTGCAATCCGCATCCGGGAAGACCATGCTCGTCGACGCTGGCCCGACATCGGCAGGATCTTCCGTGGTCTCCACGCTCCGAGACCTCGGCATCACGTCCCTCGACGTCGTGGTCGCGACGCATCCCCACGAGGATCATATCGGCGGCATGGCAGCCGTCCTAGCGGCCTTCCCCGTCAAGGAGTTCATCGATATCGGGTATCCGCACACGACGTCGACGTGTCAACTGCCACCCGTTAAATCGGGTGGCTTGTAACTATGTCAGAGACACGCTACATTCGGCTGGTTGACAGGCAGCCTGCCTACACCAGATATACCGGCGTGGGCGATGTTCCGAGCAGCGTTGAGGTCAGCATGGAGTTCGAATCCGCAGTTACGGCAGATGAATTGGGAACCGTGACGGTTCCCCTTGTAGACGTGCCCGCATTTCGAGCATTTCTGCGAGGTGTATCGGGCGTCCACGAGAACCACGGACTTGCCAAGCGATTCGGATTTATACCGGAGGAATTGTTCGAGCTGGTAGAAACTCCAGCCATTCAGGTTCCGATTGAACTCTGTACCTCGCCGCTTCTGGACCCGGATCTTCGACAGGTCTTCGAGCGCGAAGATCGTGTACTCGGAATTAGCAATCTGTTTCGAGATGCAATGGTTGATATCAGTCATAAACCGTCTTTCTCGCCCGCTCAGGCGTTTCAATTTGCGTTTGGCGGATCGAGTGCCTTTCGACTGAAGGTCTGCCCGAAGATGCTGGTGCCGTCCCCTGATGGCACGGGTCGTGCGGGCGTTGAAGAAGGAACTGTCAGAACAGACCGCGACGTTCTTCATGCCCCGGTCGATCCCGAGGACGCGAACGATATCGGTTTGGTTTGGGGTTGGCAGTTCTATCTGGACATGGAGGTAAAAATGCCGGTTGGTGTACGAGAGTGTCGAACTTTTAATCGTTCCCTCGACGTACTGGCGGTAACAGTCCGGCAGCGTGAACTCTGCACGGACTCTGCCGCTGGTGGTGGCAATCGACGCGAAGCCGTGCAACAGACTTACCCGGACGACCCGCTGGTTGTACCGGATGGCGGCGAACGGTCGGCGTTCTGGAAGCCGTGTGCATTTGGTGGCTTTCAGCGCATCACACGCGCAATCTCGAGCCCCCTGCACCAGCGACGAAGGGAGATTCGGTATCGAAGTCCGAACATCGCGGTACGTGGCAGCATGGTTTCGCACCTTGTTATAAGTGTGGTTCGCAAACCCCCACCGTGCCGACGCGGTGAACGCTTCAGTGTACGCTCGCATTGTGTCACGCAATGCCGAAGCTCCGCAAGGGAGCAGCTGGAGTTTGACCGTAACCGAGCGTATCACACTCATATGTTCTGTATATTACACGAAAAAGGTTTTGGAGGTGACACGCAGACGCGCCCCTCCCGGCATAAACACCAGGGTCTCCGCGCTGCACGTATAATGAAGTTCACAGTCGATCGAATCGAAGAGGGGATCCTGGTCCTCCTCCTCCGCGTGGACGAGGGCGTGAAGGTAGAGATCCCGTCCGTGCTCGCGCCGGGGATCTGCGAGGGCGATATCGTCGACCTCACGATCACCAAGGACGAGACGGAGACGGATGCCGCGAAGCAGCGGGTATCGTCGCTCATCGAGAAGCTGAAGAACAAAAAGTAGCCGGTGCATACCCGATCCCCTTATCAGCACTCGGGCTGAGTCTCGAGAAGCACACCCTGGAGCCCTGCTGATCTAACGTCATGGCTCCCGGTCATCCAGCTGATATGAGGTGCATCGATGGCATCAGATCAACTCACGAATACGACCGCCTACCTCGCCGGACAGGCCCGCACCGGGATCCTGTCGCCGACCGAAGCCGATACCCTGCTCGCCTACCTGACCGAATACAAGGTCCTGCACGGCCCCTCGCCGCACTTCCTCGCGGTGCGGGGGAGCCACCTGTACCGGATCCTCCAGCAACTCCACGCCACCACAGGCAGGAGCCTCGAGACGGCATCGACGCTCGACCTCCTCCGGACGATCGACGCGATCCGATCCCTGCCGCAGTACAAACCGAACTATAGACGAGCAATGGTCCAGGCGACCAAAGTCTTCTGCGACTGGTATGCCGAGCAGCGCCCGGACCTCGATGCCGCGAAGATCCGGAAAGCACGTCTGCCCGACGGCGAGTGGAAGTGCAAAGGACCCGAGGATATCCTCACCAAAGACCAGGTCCTCGCGGTGCTG from bacterium encodes:
- a CDS encoding MBL fold metallo-hydrolase, producing MSTPSTVGGFATVAAPLTTMTTATIPTAAIPVTGSLVVRFLDVSQGDAILLQSASGKTMLVDAGPTSAGSSVVSTLRDLGITSLDVVVATHPHEDHIGGMAAVLAAFPVKEFIDIGYPHTTSTCQLPPVKSGGL
- a CDS encoding transposase, giving the protein MSVIRSVTVKLQLLPCGASALRDTMRAYTEAFTASARWGFANHTYNKVRNHAATYRDVRTSIPNLPSSLVQGARDCACDALKATKCTRLPERRPFAAIRYNQRVVRVSLLHGFASIATTSGRVRAEFTLPDCYRQYVEGTIKSSTLSYTNRHFYLHVQIELPTPNQTDIVRVLGIDRGMKNVAVCSDSSFFNARTTRAIRGRHQHLRADLQSKGTRSAKRKLKRLSGRERRFMTDINHCISKQIANSEYTIFALEDLSKIRVQKRRGTEFNRNLNGWSFYQLEQFLRYKSESLGKSVVLVDARYTSQKCSKCGHVYKGNRHGSQFICRNCGFELHADLNAARNIAHAGISGVGRLPVNQPNVACL
- a CDS encoding DUF3006 domain-containing protein codes for the protein MKFTVDRIEEGILVLLLRVDEGVKVEIPSVLAPGICEGDIVDLTITKDETETDAAKQRVSSLIEKLKNKK